The Bacteroidota bacterium genome contains a region encoding:
- a CDS encoding S9 family peptidase, with product MHKTSKRIYIPILLIVFSFRGLAQHYQPVIAVEKLVQDTFYKEYIVKDSYQWLENTSSAESINWIENENKAADKYLASAANKTGSLASLKKYSFTEFEIPNKFGKYFFSYYGRGTKTRALYYCRTFNGVPKMLVNPDLLSNTDVIDLYDYHVSKDSKWLVYLFGRNGSDWREARVVSLEDGKELKDSLVDLRFSSISWLKDGFYYSTYSRDEQFALARGQRVFYHRIGTPQRQDSLVFQRKVSDRNRFSYKTTSDERFFILSEINEKSDTRNIFYVDTWAEKLYMRPLFMNLIKDQNIDVIDNIGDKFIALSNYKSNTGSIVEVDPNDPYKWKELIHGFSRALLMHAQLYKDRIVTLFQSDQHPVFTLYDYAGNALKSLELPIATSVLNISGDWDDDALYYCYTSYTIPPVAHKLRINDFKDELLQATVVNFYSRDIEYKELTYYSKDSTPVNMTIVYEKGLKLNGTNPTILSAYGGFGLVEQASFDPGIVNLVKSGGVFAFANIRGGGDKGISWAMEGKENKKQNAIDDFIAAAEYLISNKYTSPKKLAIKGASHGGLVVAAAAIQQPGLFKTVVASVAPLDMIRKEKFTTGILNIKEYGTVTDSLNFVHLLKYSPYHNVLESQNYPSMLLITSENDDRVPPFHSYKFAAKMQNRSEQKNPIIIKIAKRSGHYGASTNSSRIQELVDTYGFIMNELQKE from the coding sequence ATGCATAAAACATCCAAGAGAATTTACATTCCCATTTTATTAATTGTGTTTTCATTTCGTGGTTTAGCACAACACTACCAACCAGTTATTGCGGTCGAGAAGCTAGTTCAAGATACCTTTTACAAGGAGTATATTGTAAAGGATTCTTACCAATGGCTTGAAAATACTTCGAGTGCAGAATCAATTAATTGGATTGAAAATGAGAATAAAGCCGCAGATAAATATTTAGCAAGTGCGGCAAATAAAACTGGTTCATTGGCATCCTTAAAAAAGTATTCTTTCACCGAATTTGAGATACCCAATAAATTTGGAAAGTATTTTTTTAGCTATTATGGAAGAGGAACAAAAACGCGTGCCTTGTACTATTGCAGAACGTTTAATGGAGTTCCTAAGATGCTTGTTAACCCCGATTTGCTTTCTAATACAGACGTTATAGACCTTTATGATTATCACGTTTCGAAAGATTCGAAATGGTTAGTTTATCTTTTTGGAAGAAATGGCAGCGATTGGAGAGAGGCAAGGGTAGTTTCATTAGAGGATGGAAAGGAACTTAAAGATAGCTTGGTAGATTTAAGATTTTCTTCAATTTCCTGGCTAAAGGATGGTTTTTACTATTCGACGTATTCGCGCGATGAGCAATTTGCACTGGCACGGGGACAAAGAGTTTTTTATCATAGGATTGGCACACCACAACGACAAGATAGTCTTGTGTTTCAAAGAAAAGTAAGTGATAGAAATCGTTTTTCGTATAAAACTACCAGCGATGAGCGATTTTTTATTCTTTCGGAAATCAATGAAAAGAGCGATACTAGAAATATTTTTTATGTAGATACATGGGCCGAAAAACTATATATGCGCCCTTTATTTATGAATTTGATTAAGGATCAAAATATTGATGTGATTGACAATATAGGGGATAAATTTATTGCACTTTCCAACTATAAATCAAATACAGGAAGCATAGTGGAAGTCGATCCAAATGATCCATATAAATGGAAGGAACTTATTCATGGATTTTCTAGGGCTTTACTCATGCATGCGCAACTCTACAAAGATAGGATTGTTACCCTTTTTCAATCTGATCAGCATCCTGTTTTTACGCTTTATGATTACGCTGGTAACGCTTTAAAAAGTCTGGAGCTACCAATAGCAACCAGTGTACTAAATATCAGTGGCGACTGGGATGACGATGCACTTTATTATTGTTACACCTCTTATACAATTCCTCCGGTAGCTCATAAATTGAGAATAAATGATTTTAAAGATGAATTGCTTCAAGCCACAGTAGTTAACTTCTACAGTAGGGATATAGAATACAAAGAGCTAACCTATTATTCAAAAGACAGTACACCGGTTAACATGACGATTGTATATGAAAAGGGACTAAAATTGAATGGGACTAATCCAACGATTTTAAGTGCTTATGGAGGATTTGGTTTAGTTGAACAAGCTAGTTTTGATCCGGGAATTGTTAATTTGGTAAAAAGTGGTGGCGTTTTTGCTTTTGCTAATATTAGGGGCGGTGGCGACAAAGGAATAAGTTGGGCAATGGAGGGAAAGGAAAACAAAAAGCAAAATGCTATTGATGATTTTATTGCTGCTGCCGAGTACTTAATAAGCAATAAATATACTTCACCTAAGAAACTTGCCATTAAAGGAGCATCGCATGGTGGATTAGTGGTTGCTGCGGCTGCTATTCAACAGCCTGGATTATTCAAAACAGTCGTTGCCAGTGTAGCTCCATTGGATATGATTCGAAAGGAAAAATTTACTACCGGGATTTTAAATATTAAGGAATATGGAACAGTAACTGATAGTCTTAATTTTGTGCATCTATTAAAGTATTCTCCATATCACAATGTTTTGGAATCTCAAAATTATCCATCAATGCTGTTGATAACCTCCGAAAATGATGATCGCGTGCCACCCTTTCATTCCTATAAGTTTGCCGCCAAGATGCAAAACAGAAGTGAACAAAAAAATCCTATAATTATTAAGATTGCGAAAAGGTCTGGACATTATGGTGCCTCCACTAATTCTTCGCGGATTCAAGAGCTAGTCGATACGTACGGATTTATCATGAACGAATTGCAAAAGGAATGA
- a CDS encoding GNAT family N-acetyltransferase, whose product MKVTIRKANLADIPLIRTLSESIWKRHYIHIISMEQIEYMLAKMYSTAQLSKEINNPNYTYFIASADGVDCGYMAISLEDSDQCFLNKFYILQENQQQGLGEAIFRLVFDSLHYSQIQLFVNRQNFKSVNFYFKMGFKIADVVDNHFGDGYYMNDFRMIKKSSK is encoded by the coding sequence ATGAAGGTAACCATCAGAAAGGCAAATTTGGCCGATATTCCATTGATTCGAACACTTTCCGAAAGCATTTGGAAAAGGCATTATATACACATCATTAGCATGGAACAAATTGAATACATGTTGGCAAAAATGTATTCCACTGCCCAATTAAGCAAAGAAATTAATAACCCTAATTATACTTATTTTATCGCTTCCGCAGATGGAGTAGATTGCGGTTATATGGCGATTAGTTTAGAAGATTCAGACCAATGTTTTTTGAATAAATTTTACATTCTGCAAGAAAATCAACAACAAGGCTTGGGCGAAGCAATTTTTAGATTAGTGTTTGATAGTTTGCACTATTCTCAAATTCAACTTTTTGTAAACCGCCAAAATTTTAAATCGGTTAATTTCTATTTTAAGATGGGTTTTAAAATTGCAGATGTGGTCGACAATCACTTTGGGGATGGATATTACATGAATGATTTTAGAATGATAAAAAAGAGCAGTAAATAA
- a CDS encoding aminodeoxychorismate/anthranilate synthase component II, producing MKILLLDNFDSFTYNLVHLIEKVSGYEVEVRRNNEMELAEFEAYDKIVLSPGPGLPEEAGILLPFIQRYYKSKSILGVCLGHQALAVAMGGSLVNLSIVFHGVALPTHIISPDALFCDIPTTFAGGRYHSWVVDKLTLPEAFKITAVDNDGNIMAMRHTTYNLSGVQFHPESILTEYGEKLLKNWIDS from the coding sequence ATGAAAATTTTATTGTTAGATAACTTTGATTCATTTACCTACAACCTGGTTCATTTAATTGAAAAGGTGAGTGGTTACGAAGTGGAGGTGCGCCGAAATAATGAAATGGAGCTGGCTGAATTTGAAGCCTATGATAAAATTGTACTCTCACCGGGTCCCGGATTACCGGAGGAAGCAGGCATTCTGTTGCCATTTATTCAAAGGTATTATAAATCAAAAAGCATCCTAGGGGTTTGCCTCGGCCACCAAGCTTTGGCGGTAGCTATGGGAGGATCGCTGGTAAATCTTTCAATTGTTTTTCATGGGGTTGCGCTGCCTACACACATTATTTCCCCGGATGCTTTGTTTTGTGATATACCCACAACTTTTGCAGGAGGAAGGTACCATTCATGGGTGGTGGATAAATTAACTTTACCTGAAGCATTTAAGATAACAGCAGTGGATAATGACGGCAACATCATGGCCATGCGGCACACAACCTATAATTTAAGTGGCGTGCAGTTTCATCCCGAATCCATACTCACCGAATACGGTGAAAAGCTGCTAAAAAATTGGATAGATAGTTGA
- the secDF gene encoding protein translocase subunit SecDF: protein MQNKGAIKFFAIALAVVCIFQLSFTLITHNAEKRATEYAATKFASMQNLSEAAKANPDSVKESISKHYLDSIAGLPLYNILLKNYTYRECKEKEINLGLDLRGGMNVTLEVSVVDLIRAMSKNSTDSAFNKALQVANQKMKNSQKDYVTLFAESYKEVSPNGKLAAIFNTIELKDKIKYESTNEEVIAVIRKEATDAIDRSEKILRTRIDKFGVTQPNIQKLGISGRILIELPGVKEKERVRKLLQGTANLEFWETYDNSEISPLLIKANEKLAAILHPELAKDTAKADTASASADAKLNPVADVAKTDSSANKSESEGASLGSAKKDTNKLASKNDTTKAKQENPLFEVLTPAVQRGDKGQFYAAPGPVIGTALIADTAKVNQMLQMQAVKGLLPQNLRPLWTVKAFDKEERRLQLVAIKSNRENRAPLEGNVITDASGDFAQNSSKAEVSMSMNSEGAQTWKRLTKENIGKSVAIVLDNSVYSFPTVQSEISGGRSSITGNFDITEAKDLANILKAGKLPAPARIVQEAVVGPSLGKEAIVNGLLSFVIALILVLLFMGFYYSRAGWVADVALFANVFFIMGILASLGAVLTLPGIAGIVLTIGMSVDANILIFERVREELHAGNSVKQAIKEGFHNAMSSVIDSNITTLLLGIILYVFGTGPIQGFATTLIIGILTSLFSAIFISRLIFENMLDKNRVITFSTKRTEHMFKNININFVAKRKLYYMFSGAIIALGIVGYTMHGLNFGVDFKGGRTYVVRFDKDMEPEKVREALAAPLTAAPEVKTFGKDNQVKITTPYLIDDNSADVDAKVEAKMNEGLTTLGGKYEIMSSQKVGENISDDIKVSSVWAVVFSCILMFIFIFIRFRKWQYGLGAVVALFHDVLIVLSCYAIFNGVLPFSLEIDANFIAAILTVMAYSMTDTVVVFDRIREYLSTNNKKELQGKEQTTIINYALNSTLSRTINTSLTIFFVLLAIFIFGGEVIRGFSFALLIGIVIGTYSSICIATPVVIDFDKQKHE from the coding sequence ATGCAAAATAAAGGTGCCATTAAGTTTTTCGCTATTGCCTTAGCGGTTGTTTGTATTTTTCAATTGTCGTTTACGCTCATCACGCACAATGCTGAGAAGAGAGCGACCGAATATGCAGCTACAAAATTTGCTTCCATGCAAAATTTAAGTGAAGCAGCAAAAGCAAACCCCGATTCAGTTAAAGAATCCATCAGCAAACATTATCTCGATTCAATTGCTGGTTTGCCCTTGTATAACATCCTGTTAAAAAACTACACCTACCGTGAGTGTAAAGAAAAGGAAATCAACCTTGGTCTGGATTTACGTGGCGGTATGAACGTAACCCTTGAGGTATCGGTGGTGGATTTGATTCGTGCAATGAGCAAAAATAGCACTGATTCAGCCTTCAACAAAGCCTTGCAAGTGGCGAATCAAAAAATGAAAAATAGCCAAAAAGACTATGTAACCCTTTTTGCCGAAAGCTATAAAGAGGTTTCTCCAAACGGAAAATTAGCTGCTATTTTTAATACAATAGAATTAAAAGACAAAATTAAGTACGAATCTACCAACGAAGAAGTTATTGCTGTTATCCGCAAGGAAGCTACCGATGCAATCGATCGCTCTGAAAAAATCCTTCGTACACGTATCGATAAATTTGGGGTGACTCAACCTAACATCCAAAAATTAGGTATTTCAGGACGTATACTTATTGAATTACCAGGTGTAAAAGAAAAAGAACGCGTTCGTAAATTATTACAAGGAACAGCCAACTTGGAATTCTGGGAAACCTACGACAATAGTGAAATTTCTCCCTTGTTAATTAAAGCAAACGAAAAATTAGCTGCTATACTTCACCCTGAATTGGCAAAAGATACTGCAAAGGCTGATACTGCTAGCGCTTCCGCAGATGCAAAACTGAATCCGGTGGCGGATGTTGCTAAAACCGATTCTTCGGCTAACAAATCCGAAAGTGAAGGAGCTTCTTTAGGTTCAGCTAAAAAGGATACCAATAAATTGGCTTCGAAAAATGATACTACTAAAGCTAAGCAAGAAAACCCATTGTTTGAAGTGTTAACTCCTGCCGTTCAACGCGGCGATAAAGGTCAGTTTTATGCTGCTCCGGGGCCGGTTATCGGAACTGCTTTAATTGCAGATACTGCTAAAGTGAATCAAATGCTGCAAATGCAAGCTGTAAAAGGCTTGTTGCCACAGAACTTGAGACCCTTATGGACGGTTAAAGCTTTTGATAAAGAAGAAAGACGTTTGCAATTGGTTGCAATTAAATCAAACCGCGAAAATCGTGCTCCTTTAGAAGGAAATGTGATTACAGATGCGAGTGGAGATTTTGCTCAGAATAGCTCTAAAGCCGAGGTTTCTATGTCGATGAACTCCGAAGGCGCTCAAACTTGGAAACGCTTAACGAAAGAAAACATTGGTAAAAGTGTTGCCATTGTTTTGGATAACTCAGTGTATTCCTTCCCAACCGTACAATCTGAAATTAGCGGTGGACGTTCATCTATTACCGGAAACTTTGATATTACTGAGGCGAAAGATTTGGCTAACATTCTTAAGGCCGGTAAACTTCCTGCTCCTGCGCGCATTGTGCAAGAAGCTGTGGTGGGTCCATCTTTAGGTAAAGAAGCGATTGTAAATGGTTTGTTATCCTTCGTAATTGCCTTGATATTAGTGCTTTTATTTATGGGATTCTATTACAGCCGTGCGGGTTGGGTGGCCGATGTGGCACTCTTTGCAAACGTATTCTTTATCATGGGAATTCTTGCTTCGCTGGGTGCAGTGCTAACCTTACCGGGTATTGCCGGTATCGTGCTTACCATCGGTATGTCGGTAGATGCTAACATTTTGATTTTTGAACGGGTTCGTGAAGAGTTGCATGCCGGTAATTCGGTGAAACAGGCCATTAAAGAAGGTTTCCACAATGCCATGTCATCGGTAATCGATTCCAACATCACTACTTTATTGTTGGGTATCATTTTGTATGTTTTTGGAACAGGTCCAATTCAAGGTTTTGCAACTACTTTAATCATTGGTATTTTAACTTCCTTGTTCAGCGCGATTTTTATTTCTCGTTTGATTTTTGAAAATATGCTTGATAAAAACCGTGTGATTACTTTCAGTACAAAACGCACTGAGCACATGTTTAAAAACATTAACATTAATTTCGTTGCAAAACGTAAGTTGTACTATATGTTTTCTGGGGCAATCATTGCGCTAGGAATTGTAGGATATACCATGCACGGGTTAAATTTTGGGGTGGATTTTAAAGGAGGAAGAACTTATGTAGTGCGTTTCGACAAAGACATGGAACCTGAAAAAGTGCGTGAAGCATTAGCTGCACCGCTTACTGCTGCTCCCGAAGTAAAAACATTTGGTAAAGACAATCAGGTAAAAATTACTACACCTTACTTGATCGACGATAATTCTGCTGATGTGGATGCAAAAGTGGAAGCGAAGATGAATGAAGGCTTAACTACATTGGGTGGTAAGTACGAAATCATGAGTTCTCAAAAAGTAGGTGAAAATATCTCCGACGATATTAAAGTATCATCTGTTTGGGCAGTTGTTTTCTCTTGTATTTTGATGTTTATTTTCATCTTCATCCGATTCCGCAAATGGCAGTATGGTTTGGGAGCGGTAGTGGCCTTGTTTCACGATGTGCTTATCGTTCTTTCCTGCTATGCCATCTTTAATGGAGTATTGCCTTTCTCTTTAGAGATTGATGCTAACTTTATTGCTGCTATTTTAACGGTAATGGCTTATTCGATGACCGATACCGTTGTGGTATTTGACAGAATTCGTGAATACTTGAGCACCAATAACAAAAAGGAATTGCAAGGTAAAGAGCAAACTACAATCATTAACTATGCGTTGAACAGTACCTTAAGCCGTACCATCAATACATCTTTAACTATTTTCTTTGTATTGTTGGCCATCTTTATTTTTGGTGGTGAAGTTATTCGAGGATTCTCTTTCGCTTTGTTGATTGGTATCGTAATCGGAACCTATTCTTCTATTTGTATCGCAACACCGGTAGTAATAGATTTTGACAAACAAAAGCACGAATAA
- a CDS encoding RluA family pseudouridine synthase, with protein sequence MIQFNDILYEDNHIIAVNKKPSQIVQGDKTGDAPMSDYVKAYIKEKYAKPGEVFLGTVHRIDRPVSGVVLFARTSKALTRLNEMFKTKEIKKTYWAAVKEKPETESGTLINYLKKNEAKNRSFTHPEGTPGALRCELDFKIIAHATHYYLLEINPHTGRHHQIRVQLSAMGSSIKGDVKYGFKRGNEDASIHLHARSVDFIHPVSKEKIHITAPPPDEVLWNEFLRILQAQTIDH encoded by the coding sequence ATGATACAATTTAACGACATCCTCTACGAAGACAACCACATCATTGCCGTAAATAAAAAGCCCTCACAAATTGTGCAAGGCGATAAAACCGGCGATGCTCCCATGAGCGATTATGTGAAGGCCTATATTAAAGAAAAATATGCCAAACCCGGTGAGGTTTTTTTAGGTACTGTGCATCGCATCGATCGGCCGGTAAGCGGCGTAGTGTTATTTGCCCGCACCAGCAAAGCATTGACACGGCTCAATGAGATGTTTAAAACCAAAGAAATTAAAAAAACCTATTGGGCAGCAGTTAAAGAAAAACCGGAAACGGAATCGGGCACCTTAATTAACTACCTCAAAAAAAACGAAGCTAAAAATCGCAGTTTTACCCATCCCGAAGGCACTCCGGGTGCATTGCGCTGTGAACTGGACTTTAAAATAATTGCACATGCAACTCATTACTATTTGCTAGAGATTAACCCACATACCGGTAGGCATCATCAAATTCGTGTGCAACTATCAGCTATGGGAAGTTCAATTAAAGGCGATGTTAAATATGGATTTAAACGCGGAAATGAAGACGCATCAATACATTTACACGCCCGCTCGGTAGATTTTATTCATCCTGTATCAAAAGAAAAGATACATATTACCGCGCCTCCACCCGATGAAGTACTTTGGAATGAATTTTTACGTATTTTACAGGCTCAAACCATTGATCATTAA
- a CDS encoding response regulator transcription factor, giving the protein MSVIKTPIKILLVDDHQMMLDGLGSLLKSEKRFDLTGFCTSAKDALELIAANLPDIVITDINMPGMNGVELTRNIKKYFPQIKVLALSMFGERSTISEMLEAGISGYILKNTGKEELIRALVKIYEGGLFFGDEITSEMMKSITEKTEVKEAEVHLTDREIEIVKLIAAEKSNLEIAEALFISERTVETHRKNIFRKTNTKGVIGLLKMALEMKWI; this is encoded by the coding sequence ATGTCAGTAATCAAAACCCCTATAAAAATTTTGCTTGTCGACGACCATCAAATGATGCTCGATGGCTTGGGCTCCTTGCTTAAAAGCGAAAAGCGATTCGACTTAACCGGCTTTTGTACCAGTGCGAAAGATGCTTTAGAACTAATTGCGGCTAATCTTCCTGATATTGTAATTACGGATATTAACATGCCCGGTATGAATGGAGTAGAGCTTACTCGAAACATCAAAAAATATTTTCCTCAAATTAAAGTGTTAGCCCTTAGCATGTTCGGCGAGCGAAGCACCATTAGCGAAATGCTGGAAGCAGGCATTTCAGGCTACATCTTAAAAAACACCGGAAAGGAAGAATTAATAAGGGCCTTGGTAAAAATTTATGAAGGGGGGCTATTTTTTGGGGATGAGATAACCAGTGAGATGATGAAATCAATAACTGAAAAAACGGAGGTAAAAGAAGCAGAAGTGCATTTAACCGATCGTGAAATAGAAATTGTTAAGCTGATCGCTGCCGAAAAAAGCAATCTCGAAATAGCAGAAGCACTTTTTATTAGTGAACGAACCGTTGAAACCCATCGAAAAAATATTTTCCGAAAAACCAATACCAAAGGGGTTATCGGCTTATTGAAAATGGCCTTGGAAATGAAATGGATTTAA
- a CDS encoding YdcF family protein, with translation MKKWLNRLLLLVLILPLFLVCFIVVNYFLISISNRSNIHTELSRLGNYHNVLILGAGNSPLGEWQNTTFSNRMNACVKLNSKNKLLRIVCSGKIKRPYYNEPEDMNDFLLKKGIPAKSIVLDNNGNSTFRSLLNYAKKYEGDSVVIISQRLHLERALFVAKRMGLHPIGFSAGEYKTMNYKFYLYEALARMKVQWELLFY, from the coding sequence ATGAAAAAATGGCTTAATCGTTTGTTGCTTCTTGTGTTAATACTACCGTTGTTTCTAGTGTGTTTTATAGTAGTAAACTATTTTCTTATTTCAATTAGCAACCGTAGTAACATTCATACTGAACTCAGTAGGCTGGGGAATTACCATAATGTTTTAATACTCGGTGCCGGAAATTCTCCTTTGGGAGAATGGCAAAATACAACCTTTTCTAACCGCATGAATGCATGTGTAAAACTCAACTCAAAAAATAAATTGCTGCGAATTGTTTGCAGCGGAAAAATAAAACGCCCCTATTATAATGAACCCGAAGACATGAATGATTTTTTACTTAAAAAAGGCATTCCGGCAAAATCAATTGTGCTTGATAATAATGGTAATAGCACATTTCGAAGCCTACTTAACTATGCAAAAAAATATGAAGGGGATAGTGTTGTAATTATAAGTCAACGACTTCATTTGGAACGTGCGCTATTTGTTGCAAAAAGAATGGGATTACATCCAATTGGCTTTTCAGCAGGTGAGTATAAAACAATGAATTATAAATTTTATTTGTACGAAGCATTGGCCCGAATGAAAGTACAATGGGAGCTATTGTTTTATTAG
- a CDS encoding YitT family protein: MNPILSQLIINTAQRAKKKNRIKRDTYSSFELARAYRKLKLEAIELTKDFFLITLGIFSAAFGLESFLLPSNFIDGGATGIALLISEISKLSLSFLLILINIPFLFLGFNIIGKQFAVKAALAIGGLAVVIATVHFPSITHDKLLVALFGGFFLGAGIGLTVRGGAVLDGTEVLAIALSRKLGTTIGDIIIIINVVVFSSAAYFLSIETALYSMITYLAASKTLDFVIEGIEEYTGITIVSAHFEEIRVMITDELRRGVTVYKGRRGFGSHGHNKEVDIIYTVVTRLEVNKINTEIEKIDPNAFVIMSSIRDTKGGMIKKRAFKH; encoded by the coding sequence ATGAATCCCATTCTTTCGCAACTCATAATAAATACAGCACAAAGAGCAAAGAAAAAGAATCGCATTAAAAGAGATACGTATTCCTCCTTTGAGCTTGCAAGAGCATACCGTAAATTAAAATTAGAAGCGATTGAATTAACGAAAGATTTTTTTTTGATTACCCTAGGTATATTTTCGGCAGCGTTTGGCTTAGAAAGTTTTTTACTTCCCAGTAATTTTATTGATGGCGGCGCAACAGGAATTGCATTACTGATTTCAGAAATAAGCAAGTTATCCCTTTCATTTTTATTAATCCTTATAAATATTCCATTCTTGTTTCTTGGATTTAATATCATAGGGAAACAATTTGCTGTAAAAGCAGCACTTGCCATTGGTGGACTTGCAGTAGTTATAGCAACCGTTCATTTTCCAAGCATTACGCATGACAAATTACTTGTGGCCTTATTTGGTGGATTTTTTTTAGGTGCGGGAATTGGATTAACCGTGCGTGGTGGTGCAGTGCTGGATGGAACCGAAGTATTGGCAATCGCGCTTAGTAGAAAACTTGGTACCACCATCGGCGATATTATCATAATCATAAATGTGGTGGTTTTTTCATCCGCAGCATATTTTCTATCAATTGAAACTGCACTCTATTCGATGATTACTTATTTAGCAGCTTCAAAAACCTTGGATTTTGTAATTGAAGGAATTGAGGAGTATACCGGTATAACGATTGTGAGTGCGCACTTCGAAGAAATTCGTGTAATGATTACTGATGAACTGCGCAGAGGGGTTACCGTTTACAAAGGACGTAGAGGCTTTGGCTCACATGGGCACAATAAGGAAGTAGATATTATTTACACGGTGGTAACGCGATTAGAGGTGAATAAAATTAATACCGAAATCGAAAAAATTGATCCCAATGCATTTGTGATTATGAGCAGCATTCGGGATACCAAAGGGGGCATGATTAAAAAAAGAGCTTTTAAACATTAA
- a CDS encoding glycosyltransferase has translation MAKDDKNLWTFREAKKVSPMARFLLIVLVIAGFISVIRLANWWFREEHVANLGLFILLSAVFWYGILRLLLIWTNYLAVKKPEPMPTPAGLRVAIFTTSSPGEPLSMFEKTLEACANITYPHTTYLLDDTQNPEFKACAERHGAVWLELVGLPGAKAGKVNKALSLTTEEFVLVLDPDHIPFPNFLDEVLGFFNDEKVGYVQVAQAYYNQYRSFTAKGAAQQTYGFYGPTQMGLFGRNCAVAIGANCTFRRKALESAGGHGIGLAEDLITAIRIHAEGWKSIYHPVIVSRGLVPEDFGSFCKQQLKWARGVHEVLFAEVPRLFKKLSFWQRISYSTIGTYYLVGTTTLIYMLIPFLYLLFGVLPANMRFIEFIEFGIPVTLISILIYLYVQIWMCHPKVERGLHWNGIILKFATWPVFFLGFLLSLVDGEIPYIPTAKQAVTGKVSPFARPLLAHILLFVITVFYTLYQRRYIVAETTLVKTAEQTWGMIAFASISVLLAFGGMYAVIESKRLSAEDPWEKIDVSKLESKRKES, from the coding sequence ATGGCAAAGGACGATAAGAACTTATGGACTTTTCGTGAGGCGAAAAAAGTTAGCCCAATGGCTCGCTTCCTGCTAATTGTGCTGGTAATTGCAGGCTTTATTTCCGTGATAAGGCTTGCCAACTGGTGGTTTCGAGAAGAACACGTTGCCAATTTGGGATTATTTATTTTATTGTCGGCAGTATTTTGGTATGGGATTCTTCGCTTGCTACTAATTTGGACGAATTACCTGGCTGTAAAAAAACCTGAACCTATGCCCACTCCTGCTGGATTGCGAGTTGCCATTTTTACAACCAGCTCTCCCGGTGAGCCCCTTAGCATGTTCGAAAAAACATTAGAAGCTTGTGCAAATATCACCTATCCACATACTACCTATTTGTTAGACGACACACAAAATCCCGAATTTAAAGCTTGTGCCGAAAGGCATGGTGCAGTGTGGCTTGAGCTTGTAGGATTGCCGGGTGCAAAAGCAGGAAAGGTAAACAAAGCACTGTCGTTAACTACCGAAGAATTTGTGTTGGTATTGGATCCCGACCATATTCCCTTTCCCAATTTCTTGGATGAGGTGCTTGGATTTTTTAACGATGAAAAAGTGGGATATGTGCAAGTAGCACAAGCCTATTACAATCAATACCGCTCCTTCACCGCAAAGGGAGCAGCACAACAAACATATGGCTTTTACGGACCTACTCAAATGGGATTATTTGGAAGAAACTGTGCCGTTGCAATTGGCGCAAATTGCACCTTTCGGCGGAAAGCATTAGAATCAGCAGGTGGTCACGGAATTGGGCTGGCAGAAGATTTAATTACTGCCATTCGTATTCATGCCGAAGGATGGAAATCCATTTATCATCCGGTAATCGTGAGCCGTGGATTAGTTCCCGAAGACTTTGGCTCCTTTTGTAAACAACAATTAAAATGGGCGCGTGGCGTGCATGAAGTGTTGTTTGCTGAAGTGCCCCGGCTTTTTAAAAAACTATCCTTCTGGCAACGCATATCTTATAGTACAATTGGAACTTACTATTTGGTAGGTACAACAACACTCATTTATATGCTCATCCCGTTTTTGTATTTGCTATTTGGGGTATTGCCGGCCAATATGCGTTTTATTGAGTTTATTGAATTCGGAATTCCAGTTACACTTATTTCCATTTTAATTTATCTTTATGTGCAAATTTGGATGTGTCATCCAAAGGTAGAGCGCGGCTTGCACTGGAATGGGATAATTTTAAAATTTGCCACTTGGCCGGTTTTTTTCTTAGGATTTTTGCTTTCTTTAGTGGATGGTGAAATTCCATACATACCCACAGCCAAGCAAGCTGTAACAGGTAAAGTATCGCCCTTTGCACGACCATTGCTGGCACACATTTTACTTTTTGTAATAACCGTTTTCTACACGTTGTATCAGCGAAGATACATTGTTGCCGAAACCACTTTGGTAAAAACAGCTGAGCAAACCTGGGGCATGATTGCTTTTGCAAGTATTTCAGTTTTACTAGCTTTTGGTGGGATGTATGCTGTAATAGAGTCTAAAAGGCTTAGCGCAGAAGATCCTTGGGAAAAGATTGATGTATCCAAATTAGAATCAAAAAGGAAAGAATCATGA